The following coding sequences are from one Buteo buteo unplaced genomic scaffold, bButBut1.hap1.1 HAP1_SCAFFOLD_62, whole genome shotgun sequence window:
- the LOC142027841 gene encoding electroneutral sodium bicarbonate exchanger 1-like, with translation MNPNGGYKMTLLEELQRRDGSWTRVDAGVGDGWEDVRELSTPSPNFSLLVVAKQRHDEEAVIDRGRRSNTVSVRYEEEELEGHRTLYVGARMPLVRQSHRHHRRHSQKHREGEREKDSAPMEQGYHCKSHRSPSQRVQFILRSKEDEQHLPHHLFSELDEICVKEGRDGEWKETARWLKFEEDVEDGGERWSKPYVGTLSLHSLSELRSCISNGSVLLDICANSIEEIADTILAQQEQSTEFDEHVWAQVREVLLRKHHHQNEKTTNLLPAVCSFADVSKRQSDLHLLYKPAQTITSCPSPTAAEAKDGVNPESRATDLSKAELHFMKKIPTGAEASNVLVGELDFLHQPIVAFVRLSPAVLLSGMTEVPIPTRFLFVLLGPEGKAHQYHEIGRSMATIMTDEVFRDVAYKAKNGADLVAGIDEFLDQVTVLPPGEWDPSIRIEPPKNVPSQEKRKMPGALDDSASDSTLEKHSGPELQRTGRLFGGLTLDVKRKAPWFWSDFRDGLSLQCLASFLFLYCACMSPVITFGGLLGEATNGQISAMESLLGASMAGVVYCLFAGQPLTILGSTGPVLVFEKILYKFCKEYTLSYLSLRACIGLWTAFLCIVLVATDASCLVCYVTRFTEEAFASLICIIFIYEALEKLSHLRDTYPVHMHSKLDFLTSYYCKCEAPTHPSNETLRFWASNGINVSGIAWENLTVTVRSTVSDFAVFLTIAIMVLLDFVVGIPSPKLQVPHTFKPTRDDRGWFINPIGPNPWWTVLAALVPALLCTILIFMDQQISAVIVNRKEHKLKKGCGYHLDLFVVAVMLGVCSVMGLPWFVAATVLSITHVNSLKVESDCSAPGEQPKFLGIREQRVTGLLIFGLMGCSVFFTSVLKFIPMPVLYGVFLYMGVSSLRGIQFFDRLKLFWMPAKHQPDFIYLRHVPLQKVHLFTVIQLTCLVLLWTIKVSRAAIIFPMMVLALVFVRKAMDFCFSKRELSFLDDLMPERKKKLDDARNEAREEEEVRLAGSSGLDISVGLTDPSEIIILDEMSPTTVWKALTLKTETL, from the exons ATGAACCCAAACGGGGGttacaaaatgacacttctggaAGAGTTACAG AGGCGTGATGGCTCGTGGACTCGCGTGGACGCAGGGGTGGGTGATGGCTGGGAGGACGTAAGGGAgctctccacccccagccccaacttttcccttcttgtcgttgctaaacagagacatgacgaggaggcagtgattgaccggggaagaaggagcaacactgtcagtgttcgctatgaggaggaggagttggaag GCCACCGGACCCTGTACGTGGGCGCGCGGATGCCACTGGTTAGGCAGAGCCACCGGCATCACCGACGCCACAGCCAGAAGCATCGGGAAGGGGAACGGGAGAAGGACTCTGCCCCGATGGAGCAGGGCTACCACTGTAAGTCCCACC gctccccgTCCCAGCGGGTGCAGTTCAttctcaggagcaaggaggacgaGCAGCACCTCCCTCACCACTTGTTCTCCGAGCTGGATGAGATCTGTGTAAAAGAGGGCCGAGATGGCGAGTGGAAGGAAACGGCAAg GTGGCTGAAGTTTGAGGAGGACGTGGAAGATGGCGGCGAGCGCTGGAGCAAGCCCTACGTTGGCACGCTGTCCTTGCACAGCCTCTccgagctgaggagctgcatcaGCAACGGGTCGGTGCTGCTGGACATTTGTGCCAACAGCATCGAAGAGATTGCAG ATACGATCCTGGCCCAGCAAGAACAGTCCACGGAGTTTGATGAGCACGTGTGGGCGCAAGTTCGAGAAGTCCTTTTGAGGAAGCACCACCATCAGAACGAGAAGACAACCAACCTTCTGCCCGCTGTCTGCTCGTTTGCTGATGTGAGCAAGAGGCAGTCAGACCTGCACCTCCTCTACAAGCCAG cCCAAACAATCACctcttgtccttctcccaccGCTGCAGAAGCTAAAGATGGGGTGaaccctgagagcagagcaacgGATTTAAGCAAG GCGGAGCtgcacttcatgaagaaaattcccaCCGGGGCTGAAGCATCCAACGTGCTTGTAGGAGAGCTGGATTTCCTTCACCAGCCCATCGTGGCATTTGTCCGCCTGAGCCCGGCTGTCCTCCTCTCGGGCATGACGGAAGTTCCCATCCCAACAAG gttcctgtttgttttgcttggaccagaaggaaaagcccatcagtacCATGAGATCGGCAGGTCCATGGCCACTATCATGACAGATGAG GTTTTCCGTGACGTTGCCTATAAAGCCAAGAACGGGGCTGACCTCGTGGCTGGCATCGACGAGTTTCTGGATCAGGTCACGGTCTTGCCGCCAGGAGAGTGGGATCCATCGATCCGAATCGAGCCCCCGAAAAACGTCCCTTCGCAG gaaaaaaggaagatgccaggagcTCTTGACGACAGTGCTTCTGACAGCACgctggagaaacacagtggccctgaactgcagcggacgggaag gctcttTGGAGGTTTGACCCTGGACGTGAAGCGGAAAGCCCCGTGGTTCTGGAGCGACTTCCGGGATGGTCtgagcctgcagtgcctggcgtccttcctcttcctctactgTGCCTGCATGTCCCCTGTCATCACCTTTGGgggactgctgggggaggcGACCAATGGCCAGATA AGTGCCATGGAGTCGCTGCTGGGCGCGTCCATGGCCGGCGTGGTGTATTGCCTCTTTGCCGGCCAACCTCTCACCATCCTCGGCAGCACCGGACCCGTCCTCGTGTTTGAGAAGATCCTCTACAAATTCTGCAA ggagtaCACGCTCTCCTATCTGTCTCTGCGGGCGTGCATTGGGCTGTGGACCGCCTTCTTGTGCATAGTGCTGGTGGCCACCGATGCCAGCTGTTTGGTGTGCTACGTCACCCGCTTCACGGAAGAAGCCTTTGCCTCCCTCAtctgcatcatcttcatctacgaggctctggagaagctgagtcaCCTGCGAGACACCTaccctgtgcacatgcacagcaagctggacttcctcaccagctacta ctgtaagTGTGAGGCACCGACCCATCCCAGCAACGAAACGCTGCGTTTCTGGGCGAGCAACGGGATCAACGTGTCTGGCATCGCCTGGGAAAACCTCACGGTGACC GTACGGTCCACGGTGAGcgactttgctgttttcctcaccaTCGCCATCATGGTGCTCCTTGACTTTGTGGTTGGGATCCCATCGCCAAAGCTCCAGGTCCCCCACACGTTCAAG CCTACCAGAGACGACCGCGGGTGGTTCATCAACCCCATAGGACCCAACCCTTGGTGGACGGTGTTGGCTGCGctcgtcccagctctgctctgcaccatcttgATATTCATGGACCAGCAGATCAGTGCCGTTATtgtgaacaggaaggagcacaAGCTGAAG aaaggatgcgGGTACCACCTGGACCTTTTCGTGGTGGCCGTGATGCTGGGGGTGTGCTCggtgatggggctgccctggtttgTGGCTGCGACCGTCCTGTCCATCACCCACGTGAATAGCCTCAAAGTAGAGTctgactgctcagctccaggagaaCAACCCAAGTTTCTGGGGATACGAGAGCAGAGAGTCACTGGCTTGCTGATCTTTGGGCTCATGGGCTGCTCCGTCTTCTTCACTTCCGTGttaaag tttataccaaTGCCTGTGCTTTATGGCGTCTTTCTCTACATGGGTGTGTCGTCGCTCAGAGGAATTCAG ttctttgatcgcttgaagctgttttggatGCCAGCGAAACACCAGCCGGATTTCATCTACCTGCGGCACGTGCCCTTgcaaaaggtgcatttgttCACGGTGATCCAGCTGACCTGCCTCGTCCTGCTCTGGACCATCAAGGTGTCCCGTGCCGCCATCATCTTTCCCATGATG GTTTTGGCTCTCGTCTTTGTCCGGAAAGcgatggatttctgcttctcaaagcgcgagctcagctttctggatgaccttatgccagaaaggaagaagaagttggacgatgccagaaatgaagccagagaagaagaagaggtaagGCTTGCTGGGTCCTCGGGGCTGGACATCTCCGTCGGGCT